In a single window of the Melioribacteraceae bacterium genome:
- a CDS encoding RNA methyltransferase encodes MKKLSHEQISQNRSTLETLDSVKKLPVHVVLNSIRSSYNVGSIFRTSDGAMVEKIYLCGYTPTPENKDVLKTSLGSQNSIAWEYVENASDIVSKLKKEGLKIIALELTDKSVPHYSLSKEWFPCVLIIGNEITGVSQELIDLCDHSIEIPQYGIKQSLNVAVAYGISIFEMRRIFDT; translated from the coding sequence ATGAAAAAACTTTCGCACGAACAAATTTCACAAAACAGAAGTACATTAGAAACTTTAGACTCAGTAAAAAAATTACCGGTTCATGTTGTTCTAAATAGCATAAGAAGTAGTTACAATGTCGGATCAATCTTTAGAACTTCTGATGGAGCCATGGTAGAAAAAATATATCTCTGCGGTTACACTCCAACGCCGGAGAATAAAGATGTTCTAAAAACTTCACTTGGTTCTCAAAATAGTATTGCTTGGGAATATGTTGAAAATGCTAGCGATATTGTTTCAAAGCTGAAAAAGGAAGGATTAAAAATTATTGCCTTAGAATTAACTGATAAAAGCGTTCCCCACTATTCTCTTTCTAAAGAATGGTTCCCATGCGTATTAATAATTGGTAACGAGATTACCGGCGTGTCTCAAGAATTAATAGATTTGTGTGATCATTCAATAGAAATACCACAATATGGAATTAAGCAGTCATTAAATGTTGCTGTAGCGTATGGAATTTCTATATTTGAAATGAGAAGGATATTTGATACATAG
- a CDS encoding DUF4249 family protein yields MKVVKLLSMVILIIIFVSCTENLVEIGENTYSPKIVVEGYLFANQNVANIRVTRNFPLNSSIQVSNLILSNADVSIKEIESGREFRLTYNPQSFSFEYKGNDLTINYGREYQLNVSAYVDGKKLSASSTTKVPQKGFKINRELSKFDPMFYREPDESGNPKSFVLNFAPSPGTKFYLISLLALDASDKTFVYDNPYFEIKKEDLNKDFDRYRLQANQLPNINSFGGNIEYEIPWLDLWFYGNHRLVVYAVDENYRLYFQTYRSVQEFDGNFHEPRLNFTGDGIGVFGSAIADTVYLTVKK; encoded by the coding sequence ATGAAGGTAGTAAAACTTTTAAGTATGGTTATTCTTATTATTATTTTTGTGAGTTGTACCGAAAATTTAGTGGAGATTGGGGAGAACACCTACTCGCCTAAAATTGTTGTTGAGGGTTACTTATTTGCCAATCAAAATGTTGCGAATATAAGAGTGACTAGAAATTTTCCACTAAATAGTTCAATTCAAGTTTCCAACCTGATTTTATCCAATGCAGATGTTTCCATTAAAGAAATTGAAAGTGGTAGAGAATTTAGATTAACATATAACCCCCAGTCTTTCTCTTTTGAATATAAAGGGAATGATCTTACAATAAATTATGGAAGAGAATATCAATTAAATGTTAGTGCCTATGTTGATGGGAAAAAGTTATCCGCTAGTTCAACAACTAAAGTACCTCAAAAGGGATTCAAGATTAATAGAGAATTATCGAAATTTGATCCAATGTTTTATAGGGAACCAGATGAGTCAGGTAATCCCAAAAGTTTTGTTTTGAATTTTGCTCCATCGCCGGGTACTAAGTTTTATTTAATATCACTTTTAGCCCTTGACGCTAGTGATAAAACTTTCGTTTATGATAATCCATATTTTGAAATTAAAAAAGAGGATCTTAATAAAGATTTTGATCGATATAGACTGCAGGCTAATCAACTTCCAAATATCAACTCATTCGGTGGAAATATCGAATATGAAATTCCTTGGCTCGATTTGTGGTTCTATGGGAATCACCGTTTAGTTGTTTATGCCGTTGACGAAAACTACAGGCTGTACTTTCAAACTTATCGTTCAGTTCAGGAATTTGATGGTAACTTTCATGAACCTCGATTGAATTTTACAGGAGATGGTATTGGCGTATTTGGATCAGCTATTGCTGATACGGTATATTTAACTGTTAAAAAGTAG
- a CDS encoding GerMN domain-containing protein, which produces MNKLVFKIILIGFLTILVLGCSESSNNIKDQKLNIYLIALEGTEAKGQIIGCNDVLVPIEKELKITRSGLEAVLTALMNEKSSESLKNFVRGPGLILAQVTVANMVADVYFKGDFDISGVCDIPRIQEQVYSTAKQFPELKRINIFVNNVTFENYLSVAKMSFE; this is translated from the coding sequence ATGAATAAACTAGTATTTAAGATAATCTTAATTGGTTTCCTTACAATTTTAGTTTTAGGATGCTCTGAATCATCCAATAATATCAAAGATCAAAAACTAAATATCTACCTAATTGCACTTGAAGGAACCGAGGCAAAAGGACAAATAATAGGATGTAATGATGTGCTTGTTCCCATCGAAAAAGAGCTGAAAATTACCCGCTCCGGATTAGAAGCCGTACTTACTGCATTGATGAATGAAAAAAGCAGCGAATCATTAAAAAATTTTGTGCGTGGTCCTGGATTAATTCTCGCTCAAGTAACAGTAGCCAATATGGTTGCTGATGTTTACTTCAAAGGTGATTTTGATATTTCCGGAGTTTGTGATATTCCCCGAATCCAAGAGCAAGTTTATTCAACTGCAAAGCAATTCCCCGAACTTAAAAGAATAAACATTTTTGTCAATAATGTCACATTCGAAAATTATCTTTCTGTGGCCAAAATGTCGTTTGAATAA
- a CDS encoding multidrug efflux SMR transporter, whose translation MAWLYILIASIFEISWAVGLKYSNGFTNLKASIFTVITMILSYIFLALGVKTLPIGTAYAVWTGIGAVGTAFYGMLFFDEPKDLLRIMFIFFIVIGIIGLKLTYKAA comes from the coding sequence ATGGCATGGTTATATATTCTTATTGCTTCCATTTTTGAAATATCCTGGGCAGTCGGTTTGAAATACAGTAATGGATTTACAAATTTAAAAGCATCCATTTTTACTGTGATCACCATGATATTAAGTTATATTTTTCTAGCACTTGGAGTAAAAACTTTACCGATAGGAACAGCTTATGCCGTATGGACAGGGATTGGAGCCGTTGGAACCGCTTTTTATGGTATGCTGTTTTTTGATGAACCAAAAGATCTTCTCAGAATAATGTTCATCTTTTTTATTGTAATTGGTATCATAGGATTAAAACTAACCTACAAAGCCGCCTGA
- a CDS encoding TonB-dependent receptor, producing MKFYSRILLLMIVIISIESIKAQNGESSVSGFIFDASNGEVLLGANVYLPEIMRGAASNNSGYYVIPGLSKGEYILKVSFVGYKTFTQKVNLVNSQDLRLDIQLVPEVILGKEIVVSADSVRIIDRLFNKPVSKIELTLKQIGKVPQAIEADLLRTLQSLPGIVPLSDFSSAIYVRGGTPDQNLFMVDGADVYNPEHAFGIFSTFNTDAIKKVEIYKGGFGAEFGGRLSSVVNVTNNDGNRNNFQGKVSLSLLSLNTTLQMPLGSIGSLSGSVRRTYLDQTIAKWVDEVPDYYFIDGNLKAFLDLDKSNKLIISYFGSRDDLDFILDKERAQSFGFDYVWGNNTGSVNWRTILSPKLFGNFWITGSRFYSYFDLDAVELFEHNLIRDFTLKGNLEYFANDKFDIKFGFENKNISGKLIQQFTRANVDVSKHRRLYTLYLNTTWKPNTLWDIQAGLRADFFDSDVDYKNLDPRLSIKYRLSEIENLKFSTGVYHQYANRIPRLFFVSIWTTADEYIQGSQSTHFVLGYQREIASKFELEVEAYYKDYKNLYSYNQTFLADVEPSSYDKNNYPVYNNSKGLFDKASGKSYGIEFLLRKDVGALTGWVAYSLARTEYTIDKINRGNSFSPRHDRTQTINIVANADLNNLVNEFTGRPYIDSEKKWSIGLSFSYLTGQPITLPGSIYLANPFPDWPINQNSVAVYPSEINAFRLPSYARLDLSINYEIKYKNWSMMPYLQIFNLLNRKNVWFIEYENEIKASSINQKINNVTMFPILPSIGVTINF from the coding sequence ATGAAATTCTACTCTCGCATACTTCTTTTAATGATTGTAATTATATCGATTGAATCAATTAAAGCACAAAATGGGGAATCCAGTGTTAGCGGATTTATATTTGACGCAAGCAACGGGGAGGTACTTCTTGGTGCAAATGTATATTTGCCCGAAATTATGAGAGGAGCCGCATCAAACAATAGCGGTTATTATGTAATTCCCGGTTTATCTAAGGGCGAGTATATTCTAAAGGTTAGTTTTGTTGGTTACAAAACATTCACTCAAAAAGTTAATTTAGTAAACAGTCAAGATTTACGGCTTGATATCCAGCTCGTCCCCGAGGTAATTCTTGGAAAGGAAATAGTTGTATCAGCAGATTCAGTTAGAATTATAGACCGACTATTTAATAAGCCGGTATCTAAAATTGAGCTTACTTTAAAACAAATTGGCAAAGTTCCACAAGCAATTGAAGCTGATTTATTACGAACACTTCAATCCCTCCCTGGAATTGTACCTCTCTCTGATTTTTCTTCAGCAATATATGTGAGAGGTGGCACTCCGGATCAAAATTTATTTATGGTTGATGGTGCCGATGTTTATAATCCCGAACATGCATTTGGAATATTCTCCACTTTTAATACCGACGCTATTAAAAAAGTTGAAATTTACAAAGGTGGTTTCGGCGCTGAATTTGGCGGCAGGCTTTCTTCAGTAGTTAATGTGACTAATAACGATGGGAATAGAAATAATTTTCAAGGTAAGGTTTCACTTAGTCTTCTCTCATTAAATACCACACTTCAAATGCCGCTAGGTTCAATTGGTTCGTTATCCGGCTCAGTACGAAGAACTTATCTCGATCAAACAATTGCCAAATGGGTTGATGAGGTGCCCGACTACTATTTTATTGATGGAAACTTGAAAGCTTTTTTAGATCTGGATAAATCAAATAAATTAATTATTAGCTACTTTGGAAGCAGAGATGATTTAGATTTTATATTGGATAAAGAGAGAGCTCAATCATTCGGATTTGATTACGTATGGGGAAATAATACCGGTAGCGTTAATTGGCGAACTATATTATCGCCTAAACTTTTCGGCAATTTCTGGATTACAGGAAGCCGTTTTTACTCTTATTTCGATTTAGATGCCGTTGAACTATTTGAGCACAATTTAATTCGGGATTTCACTCTTAAAGGAAATCTTGAATACTTTGCTAATGATAAATTTGATATTAAGTTCGGCTTCGAAAACAAAAATATTAGCGGAAAGTTAATTCAACAATTTACCCGAGCTAATGTTGATGTTTCCAAACATCGCAGACTTTATACCCTTTACCTGAATACTACTTGGAAGCCAAATACTTTGTGGGATATTCAAGCAGGACTGCGTGCCGACTTTTTTGATTCGGATGTAGACTATAAAAATTTAGACCCCCGGTTAAGTATCAAATACAGATTAAGTGAAATAGAAAATTTAAAATTTTCGACTGGTGTTTACCACCAGTACGCAAACAGGATTCCAAGATTATTTTTTGTGAGCATCTGGACTACTGCCGATGAGTACATTCAAGGTTCTCAATCAACACATTTTGTTCTTGGCTATCAACGGGAAATAGCCTCAAAATTTGAATTGGAAGTTGAGGCTTACTATAAAGATTATAAAAATCTCTATTCCTACAATCAAACTTTTTTAGCCGACGTAGAGCCCTCTTCATACGATAAAAATAATTACCCGGTTTATAATAATTCTAAAGGATTATTTGATAAAGCATCCGGCAAATCTTATGGAATTGAATTTTTGCTCCGGAAAGACGTTGGAGCATTAACTGGATGGGTTGCATATTCATTAGCTCGAACTGAATATACAATAGATAAAATTAACAGAGGTAACTCTTTTTCGCCGAGACATGACCGAACACAAACAATTAACATTGTAGCTAATGCTGATCTTAATAATTTAGTTAATGAATTTACAGGCAGACCCTACATTGACTCAGAAAAAAAATGGTCGATAGGATTAAGCTTTTCCTATCTTACTGGTCAGCCAATAACATTACCAGGATCAATTTATTTAGCCAATCCATTCCCCGATTGGCCGATCAATCAAAACTCTGTAGCAGTTTATCCATCAGAGATTAATGCCTTCCGCCTCCCTTCTTATGCCCGATTAGATTTAAGTATTAACTATGAAATCAAGTATAAAAATTGGTCGATGATGCCATATTTACAAATCTTTAATCTGTTAAACAGAAAAAATGTTTGGTTTATTGAATATGAGAATGAGATAAAAGCAAGCAGTATAAATCAAAAAATCAACAATGTTACAATGTTCCCTATACTTCCGAGCATTGGGGTTACAATAAATTTTTAG
- a CDS encoding putative DNA binding domain-containing protein: MTRKKIIQMIEHGENITIEFKQRFSSHEKIAKEMIAFANTRGGYILFGVEDDGSIYGLESERSDIELIKETAERYCEPAVQYKLESIEIEKKDLIAVQVFESEFKPNRMQDYKKEMDLNSAQVYVRINDKSVLASKEMIKILQTQSRDSKLVNYTVGSLEKIVFEYLDKNETITVKQLGKIANVSDRRASRTLIKLVRADLLIIHQKENGESYFSYSGN; this comes from the coding sequence ATAACCCGAAAAAAAATTATTCAGATGATTGAGCATGGAGAGAATATTACAATAGAGTTTAAGCAGAGATTTTCTTCACATGAAAAAATAGCCAAGGAAATGATTGCCTTTGCAAATACGAGAGGTGGTTATATACTCTTTGGAGTTGAGGATGATGGATCGATTTACGGATTAGAAAGTGAAAGATCGGATATTGAGCTTATCAAAGAAACAGCCGAAAGGTATTGTGAACCTGCAGTTCAATATAAGCTAGAGTCCATAGAAATTGAAAAAAAAGATTTGATTGCTGTTCAAGTATTCGAGTCTGAATTCAAACCAAATAGAATGCAAGATTATAAAAAAGAAATGGATTTGAATTCGGCACAGGTTTATGTTAGAATTAATGATAAAAGCGTACTTGCCTCGAAAGAGATGATCAAAATTTTGCAAACCCAGAGCAGAGATTCGAAACTGGTAAACTATACGGTTGGGAGTTTGGAAAAAATTGTGTTTGAGTATTTGGATAAGAATGAAACTATAACTGTGAAGCAGCTTGGGAAAATTGCAAATGTTTCAGATCGTAGAGCTTCAAGGACATTAATAAAATTGGTTAGAGCAGACTTGCTTATCATTCATCAAAAGGAAAATGGTGAGAGCTATTTTTCTTATTCTGGAAATTAA
- a CDS encoding tetratricopeptide repeat protein, which produces MKATIIQKLFLFSSFIVVSLIMTGCGMWRDFTTYFNTYYNAKSLFDQTEEEILKNKTDIFAFREDQTTNRNTSQNLNPTLQQQQQRQMGMQGQGAGYQQQFASQPGVMTGSVAENLKKVIEKCSKILQYDQESSFFVNALFMTGKALYYQQEYARAQRKFIELSGLGENDFSDQNKIWLAKTHLQLREFDIGIKLLDEVKTKALEIEDDELFNEAVITKISFYLFRNEYSNAITESNNYLEHTDDDEMRALVYFQLGNIYQKINENDLALNSYKKVLDYSPTFETEYRSRLEYAKLLKQLDRVDDSKKEFVQLSNEGKFVNYLDEILIELGQIYIETEEYETAFKLFVEVDSVYKNKPTGGIASSKIGEIYEKYYRDYDSTLKYYNKAVLSLIPAEQKAEVIKRVRNFEKFTTVHTKINASFLQLEYNVNPDRFIRDSIDYAFAYREYQAEQEKIAEQQKNQAQQFQQNPQQQMSQLQIDPKDKNTVLTPAQQIALGLLKQPAKLNYSVDTLKYFIAQDYYDLGNLFFSELEVLDSAYYYFNKTITDYADKPAMVQALFALGTYYETLDDSVKADSLYQIIYDKYEKHPLWSAAGEKLGLLKKEEKKILSQDTDPAERAYSKAEEIYYNGNYQAAIDEYRKLIADNPSSPLVPKALMHIGVIFENDLKQYDSAAVAYGKLVDGFKTTNYAKAVSDKYTNYQSEVEKRKKQEEEKLKAEEQKLIEEKKVVANDDSTQTKTTLLDEEAFPDSIAIQRRILQAKRREAYLDSLKTRKDTVLINNQIDDDVAFPDSITNKRKNSQLPKKEVFVDSLKTKKDTLAAPAKFIKDP; this is translated from the coding sequence ATGAAAGCTACAATCATTCAAAAACTATTTTTGTTCTCATCCTTTATTGTTGTTTCTTTAATTATGACAGGTTGTGGTATGTGGCGGGATTTCACTACTTACTTCAACACTTACTACAATGCCAAATCATTATTTGATCAAACAGAAGAAGAAATCCTTAAAAACAAAACCGATATATTTGCCTTTAGGGAAGATCAAACAACAAACAGAAATACTTCACAAAACTTAAATCCAACTTTACAACAGCAACAACAGAGACAGATGGGAATGCAAGGGCAAGGCGCTGGTTATCAACAGCAATTTGCTAGTCAACCTGGTGTAATGACTGGAAGCGTAGCTGAAAATCTCAAAAAAGTTATTGAAAAATGTTCAAAGATTTTACAGTATGATCAAGAATCCTCATTCTTCGTTAACGCCTTATTCATGACAGGGAAAGCTCTTTATTATCAACAGGAATATGCGCGAGCGCAAAGAAAGTTTATTGAACTTTCTGGTTTAGGCGAAAATGATTTCTCCGATCAAAATAAAATATGGCTCGCTAAAACACATCTTCAGCTCAGAGAATTTGATATTGGCATTAAACTTTTAGATGAAGTTAAAACGAAAGCGCTTGAAATTGAAGATGATGAACTATTTAATGAAGCAGTGATAACCAAAATAAGTTTTTATTTATTTAGAAATGAATACTCTAATGCGATCACTGAATCTAATAATTATTTAGAGCACACGGATGATGATGAGATGCGTGCGCTGGTGTACTTCCAATTAGGAAATATTTATCAAAAAATTAATGAGAACGATCTAGCTCTCAATTCATATAAAAAAGTACTTGATTATTCACCTACTTTTGAAACGGAATATAGAAGCAGGTTAGAATATGCTAAATTGTTAAAACAACTTGATAGAGTAGATGATAGTAAAAAAGAATTTGTTCAATTGAGCAATGAGGGAAAGTTTGTAAATTATTTGGATGAAATTTTAATTGAACTAGGGCAGATTTACATTGAAACCGAGGAGTATGAAACCGCATTCAAATTATTTGTGGAGGTTGACTCGGTCTATAAAAACAAACCTACAGGAGGAATTGCTTCATCCAAAATTGGGGAGATTTATGAAAAGTATTACCGTGATTATGATAGCACCTTAAAGTATTACAATAAAGCTGTCTTGTCACTTATCCCGGCAGAACAAAAAGCCGAAGTGATTAAAAGAGTAAGAAATTTTGAAAAGTTTACCACAGTTCATACAAAAATAAATGCGAGTTTTTTACAACTTGAGTATAATGTAAATCCTGATCGTTTCATTCGCGATTCAATTGATTATGCTTTTGCTTACAGGGAATACCAGGCCGAACAGGAAAAAATTGCCGAACAGCAGAAAAATCAAGCACAACAATTCCAGCAGAACCCTCAACAGCAGATGTCTCAATTACAGATCGATCCAAAGGATAAAAACACCGTTCTGACACCAGCACAACAAATTGCACTAGGATTACTAAAGCAACCCGCTAAATTAAACTACTCGGTTGACACATTGAAGTACTTTATAGCACAAGATTATTACGATTTGGGTAATCTGTTTTTCTCTGAACTGGAAGTTTTAGATTCGGCATACTATTATTTCAACAAAACCATCACAGATTATGCCGATAAACCGGCCATGGTACAAGCTTTATTTGCGCTTGGTACCTATTATGAAACATTGGATGATAGTGTAAAAGCGGATAGTCTTTATCAAATTATATATGATAAATATGAAAAACATCCTTTGTGGTCGGCTGCTGGAGAAAAACTTGGTTTATTAAAAAAGGAAGAGAAGAAAATATTATCTCAAGATACGGATCCTGCTGAGAGAGCATACAGCAAAGCTGAGGAAATTTATTATAATGGAAATTATCAGGCGGCGATAGATGAGTATAGAAAATTAATTGCTGATAATCCCTCCTCACCTTTAGTACCCAAAGCTTTAATGCACATAGGAGTTATATTCGAAAATGATTTGAAACAGTATGATTCAGCCGCGGTTGCATATGGTAAATTAGTTGATGGATTTAAAACTACTAATTATGCCAAGGCTGTTTCTGATAAGTACACTAATTATCAGTCAGAAGTTGAAAAAAGGAAAAAGCAAGAAGAAGAAAAATTAAAAGCTGAAGAACAGAAATTGATTGAGGAGAAAAAAGTCGTAGCTAATGATGATTCAACACAAACGAAAACGACTCTTCTCGATGAAGAAGCCTTTCCCGATAGTATTGCAATTCAAAGACGAATTTTGCAGGCCAAAAGGAGAGAGGCGTACCTAGATAGTTTAAAGACCAGAAAGGATACGGTTTTAATAAACAACCAAATAGATGATGATGTTGCTTTCCCTGACAGTATCACTAATAAAAGAAAAAATTCACAATTGCCCAAAAAAGAAGTTTTCGTTGATAGTTTGAAAACGAAGAAAGATACTTTGGCTGCGCCCGCCAAATTTATAAAAGACCCTTAG
- a CDS encoding P-II family nitrogen regulator produces the protein MKKIEAIIRPFKLDEVKESLLELGVRGMTITEVRGYGRQKGHKETYRGNEYEIEFVPKIKIELVVEDNIAEKSIEAILKIAKTGQVGDGKIFVSEISDAIRIRTDESGIEAL, from the coding sequence TTGAAAAAAATTGAAGCTATCATTCGCCCATTTAAATTGGATGAGGTAAAAGAATCTTTACTGGAATTAGGGGTTCGTGGAATGACCATTACAGAAGTTAGGGGTTATGGCAGGCAAAAAGGGCATAAGGAAACTTACAGGGGAAATGAGTACGAGATTGAGTTTGTTCCTAAAATAAAAATTGAGTTGGTAGTGGAAGACAATATTGCTGAAAAATCAATTGAAGCAATATTAAAAATTGCGAAAACTGGACAGGTTGGGGATGGTAAAATATTTGTTTCAGAAATTTCAGACGCAATACGCATCAGAACTGATGAATCTGGCATCGAAGCACTTTAA